From one Anopheles cruzii chromosome 3, idAnoCruzAS_RS32_06, whole genome shotgun sequence genomic stretch:
- the LOC128271974 gene encoding uncharacterized protein LOC128271974: MTKPNVLVLGGCGFIGRHLVHYLVMNDLAGRIRVVDKMPPLMAWLNRAHSESFADERVEFISANLINSTSCDVAFGTRSIRSSEDCGGWDFVINCAAETKPGQTGPVYEEGILKLSINCATEAMKHQVKRYVELSTGSMCSDEKIPQTENCPIEPWTMVGKYKAKVEQELMSMDKLPYTILRLPICYGVADRKGLTPRIIIAGIYKYLGETMKLLWTGTMKMNLVHVEDVCGSIWKLLQTDGSIRETINVCDDSNATQAMISELLADIFGLKIDYWGVTMSNMTKLDMAGAIEEINDRHLGPWAELCQRDGVHNTPLTPYMDQELLHYKHVHLSNEKLKSFGYRLRRPQITREALEEIIQDFIAMNHFPRTLLY; encoded by the exons atgaCGAAGCCGAACGTTCTAGTATTGGGTG GATGTGGATTCATCGGACGACATCTGGTTCACTATCTTGTCATGAATGATCTTGCGGGGCGCATCAGAGTCGTCGATAAAATGCCTCCTCTCATGGCGTGGCTCAACCGGGCTCACAGCGAATCGTTTGCCGACGAACGTGTCGAGTTTATAAGCGCCAACCTCATCAATTCCACATCCTGCGACGTAGCGTTCGGAACACGATCGATCCGGAGCAGTGAAGACTGTGGTGGCTGGGATTTTGTGATAAACTGTGCGGCCGAAACAAAACCAGGACAAACAGGTCCTGTGTACGAGGAAGGCATACTGAAGCTGAGCATCAACTGTGCAACTGAGGCCATGAAACATCAAGTCAAGCGCTATGTAGAACTAAGTACCGGAAGTATGTGTTCGGACGAAAAAATACCGCAAACTGAAAACTGCCCGATCGAACCATGGACTATGGTGGGCAAGTATAAAGCAAAGGTGGAGCAGGAGTTGATGTCGATGGACAAGTTACCGTACACCATACTGCGTCTCCCGATTTGCTACGGTGTAGCCGATCGCAAAGGATTAA CGCCCCgtatcatcatcgccgggATTTATAAATATCTCGGGGAGACCATGAAACTTCTCTGGACCGGAACGATGAAGATGAACTTGGTACACGTTGAAGACGTGTGCGGCAGCATCTGGAAGTTGTTGCAAACGGATGGCTCCATACGAGAAACAATAAACGTCTGTGATGATAGCAATGCAACCCAGGCGATGATCAGTGAACTGCTCGCGGATATTTTCGGTCTTAAGATCGATTATTGGGGCGTCACGATGTCGAACATGACCAAGCTCGATATGGCCGGAGCCATTGAGGAGATCAACGATCGTCATTTGGGCCCGTGGGCTGAGCTATGCCAACGGGACGGAGTGCACAATACTCCACTTACCCCGTACATGGATCAAGAACTGTTGCACTACAAGCACGTGCATTTAAGCAACGAAAAACTAAAATCATTCGGGTACCGGCTTCGTCGTCCTCAAATCACGCGCGAAGCGTTAGAGGAAATAATTCAAGATTTCATTGCGATGAACCATTTCCCGCGAACTTTACTCTACTAA
- the LOC128271994 gene encoding signal peptidase complex subunit 1 codes for MLNIATHMDFEGQGRAEKLSRIIITLFGAVGLLWGYIIQQFSQTVYILIAGVVLASLLTIPPWPIYRKKPLNWQKPRPDTQTTQSSSDDTKKKKKN; via the exons atgcTTAACATTGCGACTCATATG GACTTTGAGGGCCAAGGAAGGGCCGAAAAGCTTTCCCGTATCATCATCACCTTGTTCGGTGCGGTCGGGCTGCTATGGGGCTACATCATTCAACAGTTTTCGCAAACCGTTTACATTTTAATCGCTGGCGTTGTACTGGCTTCTCTC CTCACCATTCCACCGTGGCCAATTTATCGTAAGAAACCGCTTAACTGGCAAAAACCTCGACCAGATACCCAAACAACACAGAGTTCGTCCGATGatacgaagaagaaaaagaaaaattaa